The following proteins are encoded in a genomic region of Gemmatimonadaceae bacterium:
- a CDS encoding amino acid adenylation domain-containing protein — protein MPTTHSAPHRMIDQADRDGVTPPTQRSAAPDDHINGTPAEGEALRRILDQWSGAGAVFAGGISLAVHFEQQAARTPDAIAVVCEGRSLTYDALNRRANQLAHHLRARGVVAETVVGLFIERGTDLLVGMLGIVKSGAAYLPLDLTYPRERTTFILRDARAPLVVTSTASAGLLDPDAAEQVRLDHDSYVIGTRPSNNPMPLAGAESLAYVIFTSGSTGTPKGCEVTHGAVLRLFAATAPWFALGPADAVAQFHSHAFDVSVFEIWGAWLHGARVVVVTQETARTPDLLLALLEREQVTILCQTPSAFKQLSVVATERRVPATLALRRIVLAGEALELQSLRAWMAVYGDETPHLVNMYGPTEATVYVSHKRLRQADVDARRGSLIGVPLPDTRFYILDALQRPVAPGEPGELHVGGACLARGYLRRDALTAERFVTWDGHAALGPQRLYRTGDIARWTTEGEVEYLGRMDQQVKIRGFRIELGEIEATLAGHGGVATCAVIAHRSPGREPRLVAYVVPSPGGATHAALRRHLMTSLPEYMVPSAFVTLAALPMNSNGKLDHRALPAPDRARPEIPTAYEAPVGAVETACCDVFAERLQLDRVGRHDNFFELGGDSLLAVQAVAALERTLARRVTPGALFTSASASALAWALEAEREAPVAPAVQSHDREGVSPHEPIAVVGMALRLPGADTVEAFWQNLVDGTDSVTRFTPEELDASVPASLRSDSAYVAARSILRDPAGFDPGFFGMSQRDAEMTDPQQRLLLELAWECLERAGYAPDRTMDEGQRVGVFAGVYSGDYARRHVFADAGLVARVGEFTATVATDKDYVASRIAHRLDLCGPAVSVHTACSTGLVAIVQAVDSLRAGHCTMALAGGAAITCPPRSGHLYVEGAMLSQDGTTRPFDAAATGTVFGDGGALVLLKRLSAAIADGDQVHAVISGAAVNNDGGRKASFTAPSIEGQASVIAAALADAGTDARSISYVEAHGTATPLGDPVEIEGLTRAFRRGAHGTSDTGFCRIGSVKSNIGHMVTAAGAVGAIKTALSLSHELLPATLHFHEPNPQIDFAGSPFVVNATPSRWPRTERPRRAGVSSFGVGGTNAHVIMEEAPRVEMPEPSTAPQLLRVSGRSPSALAESARQLAAHLVTHPSLDLSDVAATLRSGRTAFAHRLCVVATTGAEAAVALSRAVHPSRAEGTRPVTRPRIIACLPGGSPHVDLASTALYYAEPAVRDVFDTILATVPDVPEFNGILNGRRTRVRTAAGQALAVFALDVAVAALWQSRGLVFDALLGHSVGELAAAVIAGVMPLEEGARIAAARGRLLDADAATLAGKVSTSEVAAMQARLESALRAVPLAAPRIKISSTLTGAWLTDAEATDPAYWVLHLRETARNVGTAVVAAQAESDTLFLEVGPGSTLSSMVHEHLPADGPAFIGVSSLGDGGMPATEALALAVGRLWLAGIDADAPHLMQHRRVLLPTTPFERVRCWLGPADTGVTVARDVPRPHVVAPPPVPSEPTAPPRLPQWSLAVTDIERAIQCQLTMMQQQLAMLGVPDATHE, from the coding sequence TTGCCCACCACCCACTCCGCACCGCACCGCATGATCGACCAGGCCGACCGCGACGGGGTCACCCCCCCGACGCAGCGCAGCGCAGCCCCCGACGACCACATCAACGGCACTCCTGCGGAGGGCGAGGCGCTGCGGCGCATCCTCGACCAGTGGAGCGGCGCCGGCGCCGTGTTCGCGGGTGGGATCTCGCTCGCGGTGCACTTCGAGCAGCAGGCCGCCCGCACGCCGGATGCGATCGCGGTGGTGTGCGAGGGGAGGTCGCTGACGTACGACGCGCTCAACCGCCGCGCGAACCAGCTCGCGCACCACCTCCGCGCACGGGGGGTCGTCGCCGAGACGGTCGTCGGCCTGTTCATCGAACGCGGCACGGACCTGCTCGTCGGCATGCTTGGCATCGTGAAGTCCGGAGCGGCGTACCTGCCGCTCGACCTCACCTACCCACGCGAGCGCACGACCTTCATCCTGCGCGATGCCCGGGCGCCGCTGGTGGTCACGAGCACCGCCAGCGCCGGGCTGCTCGACCCGGACGCCGCCGAGCAGGTGCGGCTCGATCACGATTCGTACGTGATCGGGACGCGCCCGTCGAACAACCCGATGCCGCTGGCCGGCGCCGAGTCGCTGGCGTACGTCATCTTCACGTCGGGGTCGACCGGCACTCCGAAGGGGTGCGAGGTCACGCACGGTGCGGTGCTCCGACTCTTCGCGGCGACGGCGCCGTGGTTCGCGCTCGGGCCTGCGGATGCCGTCGCGCAGTTCCACTCGCACGCGTTCGACGTGTCCGTGTTCGAGATCTGGGGTGCGTGGCTGCATGGGGCGCGCGTGGTGGTGGTGACGCAGGAGACGGCCCGCACGCCGGACCTGCTGCTGGCGTTGCTGGAACGGGAACAGGTCACGATCCTCTGCCAGACCCCGTCGGCGTTCAAGCAGCTCTCGGTGGTCGCGACGGAGCGCCGCGTGCCCGCCACGCTGGCGCTGCGGCGGATCGTGCTGGCCGGCGAGGCACTCGAGCTCCAGTCGCTGCGGGCGTGGATGGCCGTCTACGGCGATGAGACACCGCACCTGGTGAACATGTACGGGCCCACCGAGGCGACGGTCTACGTCTCGCACAAGCGCCTGCGCCAGGCGGACGTCGACGCGCGCCGGGGCAGCCTGATCGGCGTGCCGCTGCCCGACACGCGGTTCTACATCCTCGATGCGCTCCAGCGGCCCGTGGCTCCCGGCGAGCCTGGAGAACTGCATGTCGGCGGCGCATGTCTCGCGCGGGGATACCTGCGGCGAGACGCACTGACCGCCGAGCGCTTCGTGACCTGGGACGGGCATGCGGCACTCGGTCCCCAGCGCCTCTACCGCACCGGTGACATTGCCCGCTGGACGACCGAAGGTGAGGTGGAGTACCTGGGCCGCATGGACCAGCAGGTGAAGATCCGCGGGTTCCGCATCGAGCTCGGTGAAATCGAGGCCACGCTGGCCGGCCATGGCGGCGTGGCCACCTGCGCCGTCATCGCGCACCGCTCGCCGGGACGCGAGCCACGGCTGGTGGCGTACGTCGTGCCATCGCCGGGTGGCGCCACGCACGCGGCCCTGCGCCGGCACCTCATGACATCGCTGCCGGAGTACATGGTGCCGTCGGCGTTCGTGACGCTGGCGGCGCTGCCGATGAACAGCAACGGCAAGCTAGATCATCGTGCCCTTCCCGCCCCGGATCGCGCGCGGCCGGAGATCCCCACGGCCTACGAGGCGCCGGTGGGTGCCGTGGAAACCGCCTGCTGCGATGTCTTCGCAGAACGACTGCAACTCGATCGCGTCGGCCGGCACGACAACTTCTTCGAGCTGGGTGGGGATTCGCTGCTCGCCGTGCAGGCCGTGGCGGCGCTGGAACGCACGCTGGCGCGGCGGGTCACGCCGGGAGCGCTGTTCACCAGCGCATCGGCGTCCGCACTGGCATGGGCCCTCGAGGCCGAGCGGGAGGCACCGGTCGCGCCCGCGGTGCAGTCGCACGACCGAGAGGGCGTGTCTCCCCACGAGCCGATCGCGGTGGTCGGCATGGCGCTCCGGCTCCCCGGTGCCGACACCGTCGAGGCGTTCTGGCAGAACCTCGTGGACGGCACGGACTCCGTCACGCGCTTCACGCCGGAGGAGCTGGACGCGAGCGTGCCGGCCTCGCTGCGATCCGACAGCGCCTACGTGGCTGCGCGGAGCATCCTGCGTGACCCGGCGGGATTCGATCCCGGATTCTTCGGCATGTCCCAGCGCGATGCGGAGATGACCGATCCGCAGCAACGGCTGCTGCTGGAGCTGGCCTGGGAATGCCTGGAACGGGCAGGCTATGCGCCGGACCGGACGATGGACGAAGGCCAGCGCGTGGGCGTCTTCGCGGGCGTCTACAGCGGCGACTACGCGCGCCGCCATGTGTTCGCGGATGCCGGGCTGGTGGCGCGCGTCGGCGAGTTCACTGCGACGGTGGCGACGGACAAGGACTACGTCGCGTCGCGCATTGCCCATCGGCTCGACCTGTGCGGCCCCGCGGTCAGCGTGCACACGGCCTGCTCCACCGGCCTGGTGGCGATCGTGCAGGCAGTGGACAGCCTGCGCGCCGGACACTGCACGATGGCGCTTGCGGGCGGCGCCGCGATCACCTGCCCGCCGCGGAGCGGGCACCTGTACGTCGAGGGCGCGATGCTCTCGCAGGACGGCACCACGCGTCCCTTCGATGCCGCGGCCACCGGGACGGTGTTCGGTGACGGCGGCGCGCTGGTGCTGCTGAAGCGGCTCTCGGCGGCGATCGCCGACGGTGACCAGGTGCATGCCGTCATCAGCGGCGCCGCGGTCAACAACGATGGCGGACGGAAGGCGAGCTTCACGGCGCCGAGCATCGAGGGCCAGGCGTCGGTGATCGCCGCGGCCCTCGCCGACGCCGGCACCGATGCACGGTCGATCTCGTATGTCGAGGCCCACGGCACGGCGACGCCGCTCGGCGATCCGGTGGAGATCGAGGGGCTGACGCGCGCGTTCCGGCGCGGCGCGCACGGCACCAGCGACACGGGCTTCTGCCGCATCGGGTCGGTGAAGAGCAACATCGGGCACATGGTCACCGCCGCCGGTGCGGTGGGCGCGATCAAGACGGCGCTCTCGCTCTCGCATGAACTGCTGCCGGCCACGCTGCACTTCCACGAGCCGAATCCGCAGATCGACTTCGCGGGGTCACCGTTCGTGGTGAATGCAACACCGTCGCGCTGGCCCCGCACGGAGCGGCCACGCCGCGCCGGCGTCAGCTCGTTCGGCGTCGGTGGCACCAATGCACACGTCATCATGGAGGAGGCACCACGGGTGGAGATGCCCGAGCCCAGCACCGCACCGCAGCTCCTGCGGGTCTCGGGGCGGAGTCCATCGGCGCTGGCAGAGTCGGCGCGCCAGCTTGCCGCACACCTGGTGACGCATCCGTCGCTGGACCTTTCCGACGTGGCCGCCACGCTGCGCAGCGGCCGGACCGCCTTCGCGCACCGACTCTGTGTCGTCGCGACCACCGGTGCCGAGGCCGCCGTCGCACTGTCGCGCGCCGTGCATCCCTCGCGCGCGGAGGGCACGCGCCCGGTGACGCGGCCGCGGATCATCGCCTGCCTGCCAGGCGGGAGCCCGCATGTGGACCTCGCGAGCACCGCGCTCTACTACGCCGAGCCGGCGGTGCGGGACGTGTTCGACACCATCCTGGCGACCGTCCCCGATGTGCCCGAGTTCAACGGGATCCTGAATGGCCGCCGCACGCGCGTGCGCACGGCGGCCGGCCAGGCGCTGGCCGTGTTCGCACTCGACGTGGCCGTGGCCGCACTGTGGCAGTCGCGCGGGCTGGTCTTCGACGCGCTGCTCGGGCACTCCGTGGGTGAGCTGGCGGCAGCAGTCATCGCCGGCGTGATGCCACTCGAGGAGGGGGCACGCATCGCGGCGGCCCGCGGGCGCCTGCTGGACGCGGATGCCGCCACGCTGGCCGGCAAGGTGTCCACCAGCGAAGTGGCCGCCATGCAGGCACGGCTCGAGTCCGCGCTGCGCGCCGTGCCGCTCGCCGCGCCCCGCATCAAGATCTCATCGACGCTCACCGGCGCATGGCTGACCGACGCCGAGGCGACGGATCCAGCCTACTGGGTGCTGCATCTCCGCGAGACGGCCCGCAACGTGGGCACAGCCGTGGTGGCGGCGCAGGCCGAATCGGACACGCTCTTCCTCGAGGTCGGGCCCGGCTCCACGCTGTCGTCGATGGTGCACGAGCACCTCCCCGCCGACGGTCCGGCGTTCATCGGCGTGAGCAGTCTCGGTGACGGCGGCATGCCGGCCACCGAGGCCCTGGCGCTGGCCGTCGGCCGGCTCTGGCTGGCGGGCATCGATGCCGATGCGCCGCACCTGATGCAGCACCGCCGCGTACTGCTGCCCACCACGCCATTCGAGCGGGTGCGTTGCTGGCTCGGGCCGGCCGACACTGGCGTCACGGTGGCGCGCGACGTGCCGCGCCCGCACGTGGTGGCGCCGCCGCCGGTGCCGTCCGAACCGACTGCGCCACCGCGCCTGCCGCAGTGGAGCCTCGCCGTCACGGACATCGAACGTGCGATACAGTGCCAGTTGACGATGATGCAGCAACAGCTTGCGATGCTCGGGGTGCCGGATGCCACGCATGAGTGA